A genomic segment from Ruegeria sp. TM1040 encodes:
- a CDS encoding DctP family TRAP transporter solute-binding subunit, translated as MKFLTAAATALALSVTAGVAQADACDDGEIVVKFSHVTNTDKHPKGIAASLLEKRVNEEMNGTMCMVVYPNSTLYDDNKVLEAMLQGDVQLAAPSLSKFEKFTKQFRLFDLPFMFKNIDAVDAFQASENGQAMLDSMQRRGLQGLGYWHNGMKQMSANKPLVMPEDANGLKFRVQSSDVLVAQMEAIGGSPQKMAFSEVYGALQQGVVDGQENTWSNIYGKKFFEVQDGITETNHGVLDYLVVASVDWLDSLEPEVRDQFMTIMTEVTATRNAESTRVNNEAKEAIVAAGGEVRQLTAEQRQAWVDVMKPVWEQFSGDVGQDMIDAAQSINAGF; from the coding sequence ATGAAGTTTTTGACCGCTGCCGCAACCGCACTGGCTCTGAGCGTGACCGCAGGTGTGGCGCAGGCCGATGCCTGTGATGATGGCGAAATCGTCGTCAAGTTCAGCCACGTTACCAACACCGACAAGCACCCCAAGGGGATCGCGGCGTCCTTGCTGGAAAAGCGTGTAAACGAAGAGATGAACGGCACCATGTGCATGGTCGTCTATCCGAACTCCACGCTGTATGACGACAACAAGGTTCTCGAAGCGATGCTGCAGGGCGACGTGCAGCTGGCGGCGCCTTCGCTGTCGAAATTCGAGAAGTTCACCAAGCAGTTCCGCCTGTTTGACCTGCCGTTCATGTTCAAGAACATCGACGCCGTGGACGCATTCCAGGCTTCTGAAAATGGTCAGGCCATGCTCGACAGCATGCAGCGCCGCGGCCTGCAGGGTCTTGGCTACTGGCACAACGGCATGAAGCAGATGTCTGCCAACAAGCCGCTCGTGATGCCCGAAGACGCCAATGGCCTGAAGTTCCGCGTGCAGTCTTCGGACGTGCTGGTGGCGCAGATGGAAGCGATCGGTGGCAGCCCGCAGAAAATGGCCTTCTCCGAAGTCTATGGCGCGCTGCAGCAGGGCGTTGTGGATGGCCAGGAGAACACCTGGTCCAACATCTACGGCAAGAAGTTCTTTGAAGTTCAGGACGGTATCACAGAAACCAACCACGGCGTGCTCGACTATCTGGTTGTGGCTTCGGTGGACTGGCTCGACAGCCTTGAGCCTGAGGTGCGTGACCAGTTCATGACCATCATGACCGAAGTGACCGCAACCCGGAACGCCGAATCCACCCGCGTCAACAACGAAGCCAAAGAGGCCATCGTTGCGGCAGGTGGCGAAGTGCGCCAGCTTACCGCTGAGCAGCGTCAGGCTTGGGTCGACGTGATGAAGCCCGTCTGGGAGCAGTTCTCCGGTGACGTGGGTCAGGACATGATCGACGCTGCACAGTCGATCAACGCCGGCTTCTAA
- a CDS encoding ATP-binding protein has product MLNPRHPRLALVASVVLFIVVLSAVVWSSAYRQALTALAERSASDLALASDRVSTQLQIFREQAVLVVEHPALQALETREGPARATALLRRIADKSGALDVFYADDSGRVLAAAEGVAGSNVSGRRYFRRAMQGAMGTEPMVLPESKRRAYFFAAPDFGPDGRVRGTLVVVADIELVEQTWRGTLPPVYFTIEDGRVFISNRFELLFWRLDDDKTGLMTADGGDLPLEVKKVGEHEIWQQRWSPYLPDEALHLGIGLPAIGMRGEILVDVTPAQRIAALQTMAMAAVCLAFGTILFWLAERRRTLAKANAELEERVETRTRALSDTNLQLRREVRERKEAEAALKQAQAELVQADKLSALGQMSAGISHELNQPLMAIQQFAENGQAFLERGKSERAGENLTRIAQMSARMARIIKNLRAFARNESEPVGRVDLVQVIEAAVELTETRLRDHDVTLDWQRPEAQSVWVRGGEVRLTQVFVNLINNAVDAMMGQEERRVRIVINDGARLTVGVRDIGPGLKQPEKVFEPFYSTKAVGSSEGMGLGLSISYGLVQSFGGNIRGTNTEHGALFTVELDYWKEETAA; this is encoded by the coding sequence ATGTTAAATCCTCGACACCCCCGTCTCGCGCTGGTCGCCAGTGTTGTGCTCTTCATTGTCGTGCTCTCTGCGGTGGTCTGGTCTTCGGCCTATCGACAGGCGCTGACGGCGCTGGCCGAACGCAGCGCCTCTGATCTCGCGCTGGCCTCGGATCGGGTGAGCACGCAGTTGCAGATTTTCCGCGAGCAGGCGGTTCTGGTTGTAGAGCACCCGGCGTTGCAGGCGCTCGAAACCCGCGAGGGACCGGCACGCGCCACAGCGCTCTTGCGCCGGATCGCGGATAAATCCGGCGCACTTGATGTGTTTTACGCCGATGACTCGGGGCGCGTGCTGGCCGCCGCCGAAGGCGTGGCTGGTTCAAACGTCTCGGGTCGGCGGTATTTTCGGCGCGCGATGCAGGGGGCGATGGGCACGGAGCCCATGGTGCTACCCGAGAGCAAGCGACGGGCCTATTTCTTTGCCGCGCCGGATTTCGGCCCGGATGGGCGCGTGCGGGGCACATTGGTGGTTGTTGCGGACATCGAGCTGGTGGAGCAGACGTGGCGCGGCACCCTGCCGCCGGTCTATTTCACCATCGAGGACGGACGCGTCTTTATCTCCAACCGGTTTGAGCTGCTGTTCTGGCGACTGGATGACGACAAGACCGGGCTGATGACCGCAGATGGGGGCGATTTGCCGCTCGAGGTGAAAAAAGTGGGCGAACACGAGATCTGGCAACAGCGTTGGAGCCCGTATTTGCCCGATGAGGCGCTTCATCTCGGGATCGGTCTGCCCGCCATCGGGATGCGCGGAGAGATCCTCGTGGATGTGACCCCAGCGCAGCGGATCGCGGCGCTGCAGACCATGGCGATGGCTGCGGTCTGTCTTGCGTTTGGCACCATCCTGTTCTGGCTGGCAGAGCGGCGCCGCACGCTGGCAAAGGCCAATGCGGAACTGGAAGAGCGTGTCGAGACGCGCACCCGGGCGCTGTCGGACACCAACCTGCAGCTGCGCCGCGAGGTGCGCGAACGCAAGGAGGCGGAGGCCGCATTGAAACAGGCGCAGGCCGAACTGGTGCAGGCCGACAAGCTCTCGGCGCTGGGGCAGATGTCGGCTGGCATCAGTCATGAGCTCAACCAGCCCTTGATGGCGATCCAGCAGTTTGCCGAGAACGGTCAGGCCTTTCTGGAGCGTGGCAAATCGGAACGCGCGGGCGAGAACCTCACCCGGATTGCGCAGATGTCGGCCCGGATGGCGCGCATCATCAAGAATCTGCGCGCCTTTGCCCGCAACGAGAGCGAGCCGGTGGGGCGCGTGGATCTGGTGCAGGTCATCGAGGCGGCGGTGGAACTGACAGAGACCCGCCTGCGCGACCATGACGTGACGCTGGACTGGCAACGCCCGGAGGCGCAGTCCGTCTGGGTGCGCGGTGGCGAGGTGCGGCTGACGCAGGTGTTTGTGAACCTCATCAACAACGCCGTGGATGCGATGATGGGACAGGAGGAGCGCCGCGTGCGGATCGTCATCAACGATGGCGCGCGGCTCACGGTGGGCGTGCGCGACATTGGCCCCGGTCTGAAACAGCCCGAAAAGGTCTTTGAGCCGTTCTACTCCACCAAGGCGGTGGGGAGTTCGGAAGGCATGGGGCTGGGGCTGTCCATTTCCTACGGACTGGTGCAAAGCTTTGGCGGCAATATCCGGGGCACCAACACAGAGCACGGCGCCCTGTTCACGGTCGAACTGGACTACTGGAAAGAGGAAACCGCCGCATGA
- a CDS encoding cytochrome P450 codes for MKTLTQSPTDPDFVQNPYPFYDAARAAGKLGYWEEYKMMAAFGHDVVHMLLRDRRFGREIPAEMATEGPAHLAPFLQVEAHSLLDAEPPRHTRLRKLVLRAFTSREIKALAPGLETLCHELINAFPKDAPFDLLSSYCTQVPVIAICRLLGVPEAMAPQLLDWSHKMVAMYQASKTTETEHAAAQASAEFIAFLTDYVDERRKTPGEDLITRLIQAEEDGESLSTDELIGTCILLLNAGHEATVHSLGNGVKTMLEQGWSSEWLQPDGISGLVEEILRYDPPLHMFTRYAYEEIEIMGHRFRRGDQVALMLAAANRDPEALERADQFDPTRPPKVNKSFGGGLHFCVGAPLARMEMEIALPILFERCPELKLAEPPQYSNTYHFHGLTRLWVQTR; via the coding sequence ATGAAAACACTGACCCAATCCCCGACCGACCCGGACTTTGTCCAGAACCCCTACCCGTTTTACGACGCGGCCCGCGCGGCCGGCAAACTTGGGTATTGGGAAGAGTACAAAATGATGGCGGCCTTTGGTCATGACGTGGTGCACATGCTGCTGCGCGACCGCCGCTTTGGGCGCGAAATCCCCGCCGAGATGGCCACCGAAGGCCCGGCGCATCTGGCGCCCTTCCTGCAAGTAGAGGCACATTCGCTTCTGGATGCGGAACCGCCCCGCCATACGCGGCTGCGCAAACTGGTGCTGCGCGCCTTCACCAGCCGCGAGATAAAGGCGCTTGCGCCGGGGCTAGAGACGCTCTGCCACGAATTGATCAATGCGTTCCCCAAGGATGCGCCCTTTGATCTGCTCAGCAGCTATTGCACGCAGGTGCCGGTGATCGCGATCTGTCGCCTGCTGGGCGTACCCGAGGCCATGGCGCCGCAACTTCTCGACTGGTCGCACAAGATGGTGGCGATGTATCAGGCCTCCAAGACCACCGAGACCGAACATGCCGCAGCACAGGCCAGCGCCGAGTTCATCGCCTTTTTGACCGACTACGTAGACGAGCGCCGCAAGACCCCGGGCGAGGATCTCATCACCCGGCTCATTCAGGCCGAGGAAGATGGCGAAAGCCTCTCGACGGACGAGCTCATCGGCACCTGCATCCTGCTCCTAAATGCTGGTCACGAGGCCACGGTGCATTCGCTCGGCAACGGGGTGAAAACCATGCTCGAACAGGGCTGGTCTTCCGAGTGGCTTCAGCCCGATGGCATCAGCGGGCTCGTCGAGGAAATCCTGCGCTATGACCCACCGCTCCATATGTTCACACGCTACGCCTATGAGGAGATCGAGATCATGGGCCACCGTTTCCGGCGGGGCGATCAGGTGGCTCTGATGCTGGCGGCTGCCAACCGAGATCCGGAGGCGCTGGAGCGCGCCGATCAGTTTGATCCCACGCGCCCGCCCAAGGTGAACAAGAGCTTTGGCGGCGGGCTGCATTTCTGTGTCGGCGCACCGCTTGCGCGGATGGAGATGGAGATCGCGCTGCCGATCCTTTTTGAGCGCTGCCCGGAGTTGAAACTGGCCGAGCCGCCCCAGTATTCCAACACCTACCATTTCCATGGGCTGACCCGGCTTTGGGTGCAAACCCGCTAA
- a CDS encoding sigma-54-dependent transcriptional regulator: MTRKVLLVDDDAAVREALGQTLELADLNAVTAGSFVAAKDHITPDFEGVILSDMRMPGRDGFHLLSYAQEVDAELPVVLLTGEGDIPMAVRAMSEGAFDFLEKPCEAATLMTVLERALKTRALVLENRRLQRQLERGDPAARMIFGVSPQIQELRARVRAAAATDAEVLVSGAPGSGIPKIAEVVHLMSRRGQGAFVKRPAAGLTPQTFEELCQTAEGGSLFLDELSAMPQETQYAVLARLEQGGGARIIGGSTVDLSERVAGGSFNAELYYRLDVMRVRVPSLAERREDIPVLFRHYVSQAAEQAGIDAPEISPDTLASLMAQDWPGNARSLMSAAMRFVLGMPEEVAQATDLGLAEQMAQVERSLLIAALGRQNGKAAAAAEALKLPRKTFYDKLARYGIRPEDYRR, from the coding sequence ATGACGCGCAAGGTGCTGTTGGTTGATGATGATGCGGCCGTTCGCGAGGCGCTGGGCCAGACGCTCGAGCTTGCCGATCTCAACGCGGTGACGGCGGGGTCGTTTGTGGCCGCAAAGGACCACATCACCCCGGATTTCGAGGGGGTGATCCTGTCGGATATGCGGATGCCGGGGCGTGATGGGTTCCATCTGTTGTCCTACGCACAAGAGGTGGATGCGGAGCTGCCGGTGGTGCTGCTGACGGGCGAGGGCGACATTCCCATGGCGGTGCGGGCGATGTCCGAGGGGGCTTTTGATTTTCTCGAAAAACCCTGCGAGGCGGCCACGCTGATGACGGTGCTGGAACGTGCGCTGAAGACGCGCGCGCTTGTGCTGGAAAACCGCCGCCTGCAACGCCAGCTGGAGCGGGGGGACCCGGCGGCGCGGATGATCTTTGGCGTCTCGCCCCAGATCCAGGAGCTGCGCGCGCGGGTGCGGGCTGCGGCGGCGACCGACGCCGAAGTGCTGGTGAGTGGCGCGCCCGGCAGTGGCATTCCCAAGATCGCCGAGGTCGTGCATCTGATGTCGCGGCGCGGGCAGGGGGCGTTTGTCAAACGTCCGGCGGCGGGGCTGACCCCTCAGACCTTCGAGGAGCTTTGCCAGACCGCCGAGGGCGGATCCCTGTTCCTCGATGAGCTGTCGGCCATGCCGCAAGAGACGCAATATGCGGTGCTTGCGCGGCTCGAGCAGGGGGGCGGTGCGCGCATCATCGGCGGTTCGACCGTGGATCTGTCGGAACGTGTGGCGGGCGGCAGTTTCAACGCCGAGCTTTACTATCGCCTCGACGTGATGCGGGTGCGGGTGCCCTCGCTTGCCGAGCGGCGCGAGGATATTCCGGTGCTCTTTCGCCATTATGTGAGCCAGGCCGCCGAGCAGGCGGGGATCGACGCCCCGGAGATCAGCCCCGATACGCTGGCAAGCCTGATGGCGCAGGACTGGCCCGGAAATGCGCGCTCCTTGATGTCGGCGGCGATGCGCTTTGTGCTTGGCATGCCCGAAGAAGTCGCGCAGGCGACCGATCTGGGGCTCGCGGAACAGATGGCGCAGGTCGAGCGCTCGCTGCTGATTGCGGCCCTCGGGCGGCAGAACGGCAAGGCGGCAGCCGCCGCCGAAGCGCTGAAACTGCCGCGCAAGACCTTCTATGACAAGCTGGCCCGCTATGGGATTCGCCCCGAGGACTATCGGCGCTAA
- a CDS encoding TFIIB-type zinc finger domain-containing protein, producing the protein MTPKDAEETHRFPCEQCGADYRFAPAEGGLVCDHCGHKKELIESPWGGGALKELDFLQALREQLPAAEMEVTRVSSCPNCAAQVEFDPAVHALECPFCATPVVADTGENRHIKPKGVLPFQFDERAAHQAMEDWLGKLWFAPNGLKEYARKGRKMDGIYVPYWTYDAQTHSQYTGQRGTEYTVSRTVMVDGKPQVRSEIRVRWSNVRGRVQRFFDDVLVLASKSLPRKYTEGLEPWDLSQLAPYQPKYLAGFRAEAYTIDLEAGFADARQKMDRIIERDIKFDIGGDRQRISSVDTDVSAVTFKHVLLPVWMAAYKYRGQSYRFVVNGQSGRVQGERPFSAWKIAGAVVVGLILAAGVAYLASQS; encoded by the coding sequence ATGACCCCGAAAGATGCCGAGGAAACCCACCGTTTTCCGTGCGAGCAATGTGGCGCGGACTATCGTTTTGCCCCGGCGGAGGGCGGGCTTGTCTGTGATCATTGCGGCCACAAGAAAGAGCTGATCGAAAGCCCATGGGGCGGTGGGGCGCTGAAGGAACTCGACTTCCTGCAAGCGCTGCGTGAACAGCTTCCCGCTGCCGAAATGGAAGTCACGCGCGTCTCCTCCTGCCCCAACTGCGCCGCCCAGGTCGAATTCGACCCGGCGGTGCATGCGCTGGAATGTCCCTTCTGCGCGACCCCCGTGGTGGCCGACACCGGCGAGAATCGCCACATCAAACCCAAGGGCGTGCTGCCCTTTCAGTTTGACGAACGCGCCGCACATCAGGCGATGGAAGACTGGCTCGGCAAGCTGTGGTTCGCGCCCAACGGGCTAAAGGAATACGCCCGCAAAGGGCGCAAGATGGATGGGATCTATGTCCCCTACTGGACCTATGACGCCCAGACCCACAGCCAATACACCGGCCAGCGCGGCACCGAATATACCGTAAGCCGTACCGTCATGGTGGATGGCAAACCCCAGGTGCGCAGCGAAATCCGCGTGCGCTGGTCCAATGTGCGTGGACGGGTGCAGCGATTCTTTGACGATGTGCTGGTGCTCGCCTCCAAAAGCCTGCCGCGCAAATACACCGAAGGCCTCGAGCCCTGGGACCTGTCGCAGCTTGCGCCTTATCAGCCCAAGTATCTCGCAGGGTTTCGCGCGGAGGCCTATACCATCGACCTTGAAGCCGGCTTTGCCGATGCGCGGCAAAAAATGGACCGCATCATCGAGCGTGACATCAAATTCGACATTGGCGGCGACCGCCAGCGGATCAGTTCGGTCGATACGGACGTCAGCGCGGTCACATTCAAACATGTGCTGCTGCCGGTGTGGATGGCCGCTTATAAATATCGCGGGCAGAGCTATCGCTTTGTGGTCAACGGGCAGTCGGGGCGCGTGCAGGGCGAACGCCCCTTTTCCGCCTGGAAGATCGCAGGCGCGGTTGTCGTCGGCCTGATCCTGGCGGCAGGCGTGGCCTACCTGGCGTCACAGAGTTAA
- a CDS encoding SPFH domain-containing protein has product MGIFDFLKGEFIDVIHWTDDTRDTMVMRFEREGHAIKYGAKLTVREGQAAVFVHEGQLADVFTPGLYMLETNNMPVLTTLQHWDHGFQSPFKSEIYFVATTRFNDLKWGTKNPIMCRDPEFGPVRLRAFGTYSVRVVDPARFLTEIVGTDGEFTMDEISYQIRNIIVQEFSRAIAASGIPVLDMAANTADLGKLVAAEIGPVVAEYGLAIPELYVENISLPPAVEQAMDKRTQMGIIGDLGRYTQFKAAEAMEAAAKTPNSGMGAGLGMGMGMAMAQQMGHAMQGGATPQAAGQPTGPWGARPAPAAPQPAAQAAPMAPPPPPVEHVWHIAENGQTSGPYSKARMGRMAQEGQLTRDTHVWTPGQDGWMRAGDVTELAQLFTILPPPPPPPPPAGG; this is encoded by the coding sequence TTGGGCATTTTTGATTTTCTCAAAGGCGAATTCATCGACGTCATCCATTGGACCGATGATACCCGCGACACCATGGTCATGCGTTTCGAGCGCGAGGGCCATGCGATCAAATACGGGGCCAAGCTGACGGTCCGCGAGGGTCAGGCGGCCGTGTTTGTGCATGAAGGCCAGCTGGCGGATGTGTTCACGCCCGGGCTTTATATGCTTGAAACCAACAACATGCCGGTGCTGACCACGCTTCAGCATTGGGATCACGGGTTTCAGTCGCCGTTCAAATCCGAGATCTATTTTGTCGCCACCACGCGGTTCAATGACCTCAAATGGGGCACCAAGAACCCGATCATGTGTCGCGACCCGGAGTTCGGCCCGGTGCGCCTGCGCGCCTTTGGCACCTATTCGGTGCGGGTGGTGGACCCGGCCCGCTTCCTGACGGAAATCGTCGGCACCGATGGTGAGTTCACCATGGATGAGATCTCTTACCAGATCCGCAATATCATTGTGCAGGAGTTCTCGCGCGCGATTGCCGCTTCTGGCATCCCGGTGCTTGATATGGCCGCCAATACCGCCGATCTGGGCAAGCTGGTCGCCGCCGAGATCGGCCCCGTGGTGGCTGAATACGGCCTCGCGATCCCCGAGCTTTATGTCGAGAATATCTCCCTGCCGCCCGCGGTCGAGCAGGCGATGGACAAGCGCACCCAGATGGGCATCATCGGCGATCTCGGCCGCTATACGCAATTCAAGGCTGCCGAAGCCATGGAAGCGGCTGCCAAAACGCCCAACAGCGGCATGGGCGCCGGGCTTGGGATGGGAATGGGCATGGCAATGGCACAGCAGATGGGCCACGCGATGCAAGGAGGCGCGACACCTCAGGCAGCGGGTCAACCGACCGGGCCATGGGGCGCACGGCCCGCACCCGCTGCGCCGCAACCTGCGGCTCAGGCCGCACCGATGGCACCGCCGCCCCCGCCGGTGGAGCATGTCTGGCACATCGCGGAAAACGGTCAGACCTCGGGTCCATACTCCAAGGCGCGCATGGGGCGCATGGCGCAAGAAGGCCAGCTGACGCGCGACACCCATGTATGGACCCCCGGTCAGGACGGCTGGATGCGCGCGGGCGATGTGACCGAGCTGGCACAGCTCTTCACCATCCTGCCGCCGCCCCCACCGCCGCCCCCGCCCGCAGGCGGCTAA
- the dtd gene encoding D-aminoacyl-tRNA deacylase, translating into MRALLQRVSAASVTVDNAVIGEIGPGLLVFVCAMRGDSEAEATQLVQKIARLRIFRDDAGKMNRSVSDTSGAVLVVSQFTLGADTRSGTRPGFSKAAAPDEGMRLYHCFCAKMRETGLTVQTGEFGADMKVSLVNDGPVTLWLDTDDRRNTSAGSG; encoded by the coding sequence ATGCGTGCCCTCCTGCAACGTGTCAGCGCCGCCAGTGTCACCGTCGACAATGCGGTTATTGGCGAAATCGGCCCCGGTCTTTTGGTCTTTGTCTGTGCCATGCGCGGAGATTCTGAGGCCGAGGCCACCCAACTGGTGCAAAAAATTGCGCGTCTGCGGATTTTTCGAGACGACGCGGGCAAAATGAACCGCTCGGTCAGCGATACCAGCGGCGCCGTTCTTGTGGTCAGCCAGTTCACCCTGGGCGCCGACACGCGCAGCGGTACCCGTCCGGGCTTTTCCAAAGCAGCTGCACCGGATGAGGGAATGCGGCTTTATCATTGTTTTTGCGCGAAAATGCGTGAGACTGGGCTTACAGTGCAAACAGGAGAATTCGGCGCTGACATGAAAGTTTCACTTGTGAACGATGGTCCTGTTACGCTCTGGCTGGACACAGATGACCGTCGCAACACGTCAGCCGGATCGGGGTAG